In the Armatimonadota bacterium genome, CCGCACGCCGTCGTCGTACCGCTGGGCCAGGGCCTGGGCCTCGTGGCGGGGCACCGCCAGCCGCTCCGTCAGGCGCGCCACCCGCACCTCCAGCGGGGCGCAGACGCGCACGCGCACCGCGTGGCGTACGCCCCGCAGCAGCATGGTCGACCAGCGCCCGAGGATCACCACGTCGTCGGCCGCCGCGACCTCCAGCACCCGGGCAGCCACGTGGTGGAAGTTGCGGCGCGCCGGCAGGCTCAGGCGCTCCCACAGCCCCGGCGCCTGCTCCACCGAGCGGAGCAACGCCTCCTCGCTGACCTCGCCCACCCGCGCCGCCGCTTCCAGGATCTCGCGGCGCACGTAGCGGTAGCCGCGGCGCACGGCCAGCCGTTCCGCAATGAAGGTGCCCAGGCTGCCCAGTTCGCGGGTGAACGCGACGATACCCATCTGCGCCGCTAGCCCCGCGGCGCCGGCGCGGGTGCGGGGGCGGCGCCCCGGCGCCCGCGGGCCTGGCGGCGCAGCGCCCGCAGGGCCGGCAACGCCACCAGGGCCAGCGCGGCCGCCATGAAGGTCAGGGCGATGGGACGGTGCAGGAAGATCGCCGGCGAGCCCTGGCCCATGATCAGGCTCTGCCGCAGCGCCTGCTCGGTCATGTCGCCGAGCACCAGCGCCACGACCAGCGGCGCCAGCGGGTACCCCAGCTTCTTGAACAGGTAGCCGGCCAGCCCGGACGCCAGCATGATCCACAGGTCGAGGACCTGGTTGTTGGCGGCGTAGGCGCCCACGCTGGAGAGGATGACGATCAGCGGCGCCAGGATCCCGAACGGGATGCGGTTGATGGCCGCGAACGCCGGCACCATGGTGAGGACGATCAGCACGCCGATGACGTTGGCCAGGTACATGGAGCCGATGAGGCCCCAGACGAACTCCCGCTGCTCCCGGAACAGCAGCGGTCCGGGGTTGAGGCCCCAGATGAAGAAACCGGCCAGCATCACCGCGGCCGTGGGCGAACCCGGGATCCCCAGCGTGATCATGGGCAGCAGCGCTCCGATGCCCGCCGCGTGGGCTGCCGTCTCGGGCGCCACCACCCCTTCCACCTCGCCGGTGCCGAACCGGTGGCCGCGCGGGCTGAACTGCCTGGCCAGGCCGTAGCTCATGAACGACGCGGGCGTGGCCCCGGTCCCGGGCAGGACGCCGATCCAGAACCCCAGCGCGGTGCCCCGGATGATGGTCCAGACGTAGCGGGGGAACAGCTTCCACGTCTCCCACACGTCGCGGAAACTCAGGCGCGCGCGCACGCCCTCCAGCCGCAACCCCTCCTCCACCGTCAGGAGGATCTCGCCGAGCCCGAACAGGCCGATGGCGATCACGATGAAGTTGATGCCGCTCTGGAGGGCCACCACGTCGAAGGTCATGCGCGGCGAGCCGCTGACGATGTCGAACCCGACGGTGCCCAGCAGCAGCCCCAGCAGGGTCATGAGCACCGACTTGAGGGGGTCGCCCCCTTCGAGGCCCGCAATGGTGGCGAACGCCAGCAGGAGCACCGCGAAGTTCTCGGGCGGGCCGAACTTCAGGGCGACCTCGGCCAGCGGCGGCGCGAAGAACGTGAACAGCACGATGGAGATGAACGCGCCGATGAACGACGAGGTGAAGGCCGCCGCCAGCGCGATCCCCGGCTTGCCCTGCTTGGCCAGGGGATGGCCGTCGAACGTCGTGGCCACCGACCAGGGCTCGCCCGGGATGTTGAAGAGGATCGACGTGATGGCGCCACCGAAGATGGCGCCCCAGTAGACCGACGAGAGCAGGATGATGGCCGACGTCGGCTGGAGCCGGAACGTCAGCGGCAGCAGCAGCGCGATGCCGTTGGTCCCGCCCAGGCCCGGCAGGACGCCGATGGCCGTACCCAGCAGCAGCCCCACGGCC is a window encoding:
- a CDS encoding tripartite tricarboxylate transporter permease, producing the protein MSLLGIFHDLLYGIGVAASPTNLFVAAVGLLLGTAIGVLPGLGGTNGIALLLPLTFRLQPTSAIILLSSVYWGAIFGGAITSILFNIPGEPWSVATTFDGHPLAKQGKPGIALAAAFTSSFIGAFISIVLFTFFAPPLAEVALKFGPPENFAVLLLAFATIAGLEGGDPLKSVLMTLLGLLLGTVGFDIVSGSPRMTFDVVALQSGINFIVIAIGLFGLGEILLTVEEGLRLEGVRARLSFRDVWETWKLFPRYVWTIIRGTALGFWIGVLPGTGATPASFMSYGLARQFSPRGHRFGTGEVEGVVAPETAAHAAGIGALLPMITLGIPGSPTAAVMLAGFFIWGLNPGPLLFREQREFVWGLIGSMYLANVIGVLIVLTMVPAFAAINRIPFGILAPLIVILSSVGAYAANNQVLDLWIMLASGLAGYLFKKLGYPLAPLVVALVLGDMTEQALRQSLIMGQGSPAIFLHRPIALTFMAAALALVALPALRALRRQARGRRGAAPAPAPAPRG
- a CDS encoding cytidylate kinase family protein; the protein is MGIVAFTRELGSLGTFIAERLAVRRGYRYVRREILEAAARVGEVSEEALLRSVEQAPGLWERLSLPARRNFHHVAARVLEVAAADDVVILGRWSTMLLRGVRHAVRVRVCAPLEVRVARLTERLAVPRHEAQALAQRYDDGVRARLRQFFDVEWEDSDLYDLVVNTERIAVEPACELIERLLDDPAFQPDDASRQEVADRALAARVAEALKMDDRLGHVDLQVTARGGTVTLAGVVFDPDERAAAVAVARSVPRVTAVADEITVARMPLR